In Paenibacillus guangzhouensis, a single window of DNA contains:
- a CDS encoding tetratricopeptide repeat protein, whose translation MQLSDAIYSEITTLSSRGDDLVNAGDFEAGKQQYVAALRLLPDNHRKWEAATWLYVAIGDVHFRLKDYDKAFKCFYNAVQCPKGLGNPYIHLRLGQLYYEQNNFEKATDELTRAYMGAGIEIFMEDDPKYLEFLETKIEI comes from the coding sequence GTGCAACTTTCAGATGCTATTTATTCCGAGATCACGACGTTGTCTAGTCGAGGCGATGACTTAGTGAATGCAGGCGATTTTGAGGCGGGCAAGCAACAGTATGTTGCAGCCCTCCGCTTATTGCCGGATAACCATCGAAAATGGGAGGCGGCAACGTGGTTGTACGTGGCCATTGGGGATGTTCATTTTCGATTGAAGGATTACGATAAGGCATTCAAGTGCTTCTATAATGCTGTTCAGTGTCCGAAAGGGTTGGGCAACCCCTATATTCATCTTCGGTTAGGGCAGTTGTATTATGAGCAGAACAACTTCGAAAAGGCAACAGACGAGCTTACGCGAGCTTACATGGGTGCGGGCATTGAGATTTTTATGGAAGATGACCCCAAATATCTTGAGTTTTTGGAGACTAAAATAGAGATCTGA